The region CAGCGGCAGAAAGCGTGCGCAATAATTTCATTGGATCCTCTCCTTTTTGATTAAACTGTAAACGGAAATGGTAAGACCACGCTGTTCTTTTAGGGGATGTAACGCAGTATTGTCAACAAAAAAACACCGGTTCGCAACGTTTTGGACACAGTTGACACAGTGGTGCAGCTTTTTGCTTGCCCTCGCGGGCGGCATCGTTTATGAAACATGTGGATATTATTCTTTTTGATGAGAACAAACCAACCCCGAGGGATTCCGGAGCATTACCCAATGAACAGATTCAAGGCAGCAGTGTTGCTGCTGACCACCACCTTTTTCTGGGGGGTGACCTTCACGGTCGTCAAGGAGGCCGTGGCAAGCGTCGATGTTTTCGTCTTTCTGGCCCAGCGCTTCATCCTGGCCTTCGCCCTGATCCTGCCGGTCACCATGGCCAAGGGGAAGCGCCTGGACATGCGGACCCTGCGCCAGGGGTGCCTGATGGGGGTCTTCCTCTTCGGCTCCTATGCCTTCCAGACCGTCGCCCTGCTCTACACCAGCGCTTCCAATACCGCCTTCCTCACCGGCCTGAATGTGGTCATGGTGCCGGTCATCTCGGCGCTCATGCTGCGCCAGCGCATTCCGAGGACCGTCAGGATCGCAGTGATCCTCTCCGTCGCCGGCCTGTTCCTTCTGTGCGGCAACGGCACCTGGAACCTCACCACCGGCGACATCCTGGCCGCCATCTGCGCCCTCTGCGTCTCGCTGCACCTGATCTATACCGGCGAATTTGCCCGCCAAAGCGACTACTACTGGCTGACCGCCATACAGCTGGGCGTCGTGGCCCTCCTGAGCACCGCCGGCGCCCTGGTCCGCGGCAAGCAGGTATTTATCTGGTATCCTCAGCTGCTGGGGACGCTGGTCGTCTGCTCGCTGATCGCCACCGTCTTCGCCTTTCTGGTCCAGACGTCCATGCAGCGCTTCATCAGCCACACCAACACGGCCCTGATCTTCTGCACCGAGCCGGTTTTTGCGGCCCTGTACGCCTGGTACGCCATCAACGAACGGCTGGGCAGCTACGGCCTGGCGGGGGCACTCCTGATCCTGGGGGGGATGATCGTTTCCATACTGCCGGAGGATGCGGGCAGGCGGGCAAAGGGTGGGGGAACTGAATCGGAGATCAGCGTGCTGGACGAGTACCGGGCGGGGGAATAGGGACGTCGCAGCCTACAGAGCGGCACGCCACTCCTCGAGCTTTTCCAGGGCGCGTTCCGCCAGCTTCTGGCGTTTTTCCTTCTTCTTCACCCTGCCCGGCAGTTCGGGGAACAGGCCGTAATTGACGTTCATGGGCTGAAAGTGACGCACGTCGGCGTTGGTGATGTGGTGCACCAGCGCCCCCAGGGCCGTTTCGGCAGGAGGCACGGGCAGGGTGCGCCCCTCATGGAGGCATGCGGCGTTTATGCCCGCCAGGAAGCCGCTGGCCGCCGACTCCACATACCCCTCCACCCCGGTGATCTGGCCGGCAAAGATGATGCGCGGGTCGCTTTTGAGCTGCTGGGTCGCCAGCAAGAGGGCCGGGGCGTTGATGAAGGTATTGCGGTGCAGGGAGCCGAGCCGGACGAACTCGGCCCGCTCCAGCCCCGGAATCATGCGGAAGATGCGGCGCTGCTCCGGCCAGGTCAGCTTGGTCTGGAAGCCCACCAGGTTGAACATGGTCCGTTCCCGGTTCTCGGCCCGAAGCTGGATCACGGCATGGGGCTCCACGCCCGTGCGGGGATCGGCCAGCCCCACCGGCTTCATGGGCCCGAACCGGAGCGTCTCCACGCCCCGCTCCGCCATCTCCTCGACCGGCATGCACCCCTCGAAGTGGACGATCTTCTCGA is a window of Geobacter sp. FeAm09 DNA encoding:
- a CDS encoding DMT family transporter; protein product: MNRFKAAVLLLTTTFFWGVTFTVVKEAVASVDVFVFLAQRFILAFALILPVTMAKGKRLDMRTLRQGCLMGVFLFGSYAFQTVALLYTSASNTAFLTGLNVVMVPVISALMLRQRIPRTVRIAVILSVAGLFLLCGNGTWNLTTGDILAAICALCVSLHLIYTGEFARQSDYYWLTAIQLGVVALLSTAGALVRGKQVFIWYPQLLGTLVVCSLIATVFAFLVQTSMQRFISHTNTALIFCTEPVFAALYAWYAINERLGSYGLAGALLILGGMIVSILPEDAGRRAKGGGTESEISVLDEYRAGE
- the trmFO gene encoding methylenetetrahydrofolate--tRNA-(uracil(54)-C(5))-methyltransferase (FADH(2)-oxidizing) TrmFO, whose product is METLTIIGAGLAGCEAAWQAAQRGVSVVLHEMKPQRFSPAHHLPGLAELVCSNSLRGDSLENAVGLLKEELRRCGSLVMEAAEATRVPAGGALAVDRQLFSDYVTDKIVSHPLIRLERGEVTDIPATGTVIIASGPLTSDALAEPLARLSGDRLYFYDAIAPIVAADSLDMTTIFAASRYGKGDGDDYLNCPLNEEEYRRFVAELVGGGKVPARDFEKIVHFEGCMPVEEMAERGVETLRFGPMKPVGLADPRTGVEPHAVIQLRAENRERTMFNLVGFQTKLTWPEQRRIFRMIPGLERAEFVRLGSLHRNTFINAPALLLATQQLKSDPRIIFAGQITGVEGYVESAASGFLAGINAACLHEGRTLPVPPAETALGALVHHITNADVRHFQPMNVNYGLFPELPGRVKKKEKRQKLAERALEKLEEWRAAL